The following proteins are encoded in a genomic region of Nicotiana sylvestris chromosome 4, ASM39365v2, whole genome shotgun sequence:
- the LOC104212003 gene encoding 16 kDa phloem protein 1-like isoform X1: MSTIFGTMEVNLVNARGLKNNEFWGGGIDPYVLLQYRAQERKSTTAKGQGSKPMWNEKFTFRVEYPSADKQYKLILKLMDHDSFSSDDYLGQATIYLKELIELGVEKGRAEIHPRKYSVVGSNQSYCGEIQVGITFTPKKAAAEEEYGGWKESA, from the exons ATGTCGACCATCTTTGGAACAATGGAGGTCAATCTTGTCAATGCTCGTGGTCTCAAGAACAATGAATTCTGGG GTGGTGGAATAGATCCATATGTTTTGCTTCAATATAGAGCTCAAGAACGCAAGAGCACTACTGCAAAAG GCCAAGGCAGTAAACCAATGTGGAATGAGAAGTTTACTTTCAGGGTAGAGTATCCCTCTGCAGATAAGCAGTACAAGCTTATACTTAAGCTCATGGATCATGATTCCTTTTCCTCAGATGATTATCTCGGCCAAGCTAC tatttatttgaaggaattGATTGAATTGGGAGTGGAGAAAGGAAGAGCTGAAATTCATCCTCGAAAATATAGTGTGGTGGGAAGTAATCAATCTTACTGTGGGGAGATTCAAGTTGGCATCACTTTTACCCCTAAG AAGGCAGCTGCAGAAGAAGAATATGGTGGATGGAAGGAGAGTGCATGA
- the LOC104212003 gene encoding 16 kDa phloem protein 1-like isoform X2 yields MSTIFGTMEVNLVNARGLKNNEFWGGGIDPYVLLQYRAQERKSTTAKGQGSKPMWNEKFTFRVEYPSADKQYKLILKLMDHDSFSSDDYLGQATIYLKELIELGVEKGRAEIHPRKYSVVGSNQSYCGEIQVGITFTPKAAAEEEYGGWKESA; encoded by the exons ATGTCGACCATCTTTGGAACAATGGAGGTCAATCTTGTCAATGCTCGTGGTCTCAAGAACAATGAATTCTGGG GTGGTGGAATAGATCCATATGTTTTGCTTCAATATAGAGCTCAAGAACGCAAGAGCACTACTGCAAAAG GCCAAGGCAGTAAACCAATGTGGAATGAGAAGTTTACTTTCAGGGTAGAGTATCCCTCTGCAGATAAGCAGTACAAGCTTATACTTAAGCTCATGGATCATGATTCCTTTTCCTCAGATGATTATCTCGGCCAAGCTAC tatttatttgaaggaattGATTGAATTGGGAGTGGAGAAAGGAAGAGCTGAAATTCATCCTCGAAAATATAGTGTGGTGGGAAGTAATCAATCTTACTGTGGGGAGATTCAAGTTGGCATCACTTTTACCCCTAAG GCAGCTGCAGAAGAAGAATATGGTGGATGGAAGGAGAGTGCATGA